ACAATGCTTTAGTTGGCCTAGCCCTAGGAACACATGGAAACTGCAAGTGAGGTATTTTGTAATTATAATTTTacgaattaataatttaattgggcggatgaaaatattttcttatttttatatttatttttttaacaaatgataaaataagctacattaaatatatttgaactacaaaaatataattcaaacaCAAGTTGTAAAAAGATAAATACACTACTTTAACCAAATTGGTTAAGCCAAGTTGAAATATATAACTTGTGTCCTTGTTTtgctctttgttttttttttttttttttttccatatataACAAATGTCAACGAAGGTCTCCATCACATGATCTATTTTGGCTGTGTTAATAGGTCATCAGATGTCATGGTAATGAAGGTTGGCCTTAAACCCTAACGAGAAGCCACATTTCAACCGAAAAGATATGAAGCCAAAGAAAATAAGAGCCAACAGAAACTTTTTCTAACCGTCACCTGTGTAAAGTTTAGTTGCCTAAAACAATGTGCTGTATTTTTTAAGCCCAAATTCGAATCTTCATCCTCATAAATCAGATGAATTCAACGTAATTGTCCTCTCGGTTATCAAAAGAAACTTTTTGACTGAAACAAAAGTGTAATCCAAATTTATGTACAATTCCAATAATTTtgtaggaaaactaatgaaaataatttgaaaattgagttttaacgataaggacaaaataaagggtaacatgaatagtaccaaaattgactttttagtgtaaaaatatgatttttcgttaaaataaacagtactagagcttttcgttaaaattatcTAATTTTGTGGCAAATAGTGACTGGGTTCGACattttgtatgaaaattttCATGCAGTTTTAGATGTCGACCGTGGACCACACACGTATGGCATCTCCTGGTACACCCCGCAGGCATTGCGATTTCCGGCTGCCGGATGAAAGTTTCGAGTCTTAAACGGAACTTCAAACCAGGAAATCCGAATGAGGATGGTGTCGCCTTCGACTCATCCGTCCAAACGAGACAAACTGCACTCCTTGTCTATGCCTGTGGAGTGTTGATTTAGTTTCTCTATATATACTAATTAAGCGGCGACCGTTTAATTAAATACTGAATACATCTTGTAcacaatacaaacaaattacaaccAGTGATTCACTAATCGTAAAATCCTTTTAAAGCCCGAAAATTTTATAGTTTTACAAGAACATTCTATAATAAAAGTTATATAAATTGTCAATTTTTACACAATGATGCAGATCTTTGTATCAATGAGAGCAAAATATTACATCAAGAATTAGGACCCGAGTCACCCGATATTGTAAAAGACCTTTGTCGATCCTTTCTTTGTCCGTAGTTGAGTAACCTGAACAAGTAGTAAAAAAACCTCACTTGAATAAGAGTAGACCAACAGATTTTTCTTGAAGCACTCACTTCATCCTACTAATTTTGCGAAAAATTTGGGACATCAATCAGTTCATAAGAAAACTGAAGCAAATGGATCTTACCGTAATGCTCTTGATCTCTGATATATCAGAAACATGGGTACCGCCACACGGGCAGCCAAGGCTGTCCCCTAGCTTCACAATGCGAGGAGTGCTGTCCTGCAAGAGATCAGAGATGCAAAAAAGTAAATGCAGTTGCAGTTAGTACTCGACAATTTTCAGCACTAAAGTTTGACGGGTCCAATATGAGCATGTATTGAAAACAGGTCCAGTGTAAGGAATAACCTTTGCAATATAATCGGGAAGCCAATCACCACACAGCTTACATGCTTCTTCATATGGTAACAAGGCAGCAGAAACcttacaaaaatatggtaacGGATTAGATCTAATACCCCATACCAAGCATGCAACTTTAGATAAATCCTAAATATTGCAACTCACTTTTCCTCCTCTCGATATTAACGCATTAGCTTCTACCTCCAACTCCTTTCGCTTACTTTCTGTATCTTTTTGTGGAACTGTGCCCTTATATTCCACATATGGCCTggaaatattataaatttagaAGTACTAATTCAGAAGGATATGCAAACAACAACATCGTGTCTCAAAGACCAAAAACTGTTCACATCTCAGAATACTGAGGCTGGCAATGAACTAATTTAAATTTGAGAAGAATTGGTGAAGATGTGTTGCTTCAATCTGAAGCATGTGTCATCGACTCATCGCTTATGCCACTGCTGGTTTTTTTGTATGGCTTATGTTTTGGGGTAAAAGCTTATCCGATATACAATAGTGGCCTCATGTGTCCTACAAGACAACTCCACTGGATCCTCAATCCAAAGGAACACTATTGACCTAATTGGCTCTAAGTAGCGCATTTATTTGGTGGCTTATATTGGGCCCCATAACCCTTTCCACTAGAAGCACATAACATACAGGAGACTTTATGGAGAAGGTTTGGAGGCCTACATAAGGCAGCTGCTGCCCAAGACAATTGGGTGGGGGGGGTCTCGGCTACGCTCAAATCATCGTGTTTACATGTGTGACTGTTATCAGGCCGTCTACATATGTCGATTGGAATTCACGCGTCAACAACATAAAAGTTCCTAGTGTTCATTCATGGGATGGTGAAAAGTTTTCACTTTAAAGCCCACGAAGACTGATCATTGTGCTGTTTTCCACAGATAGATTGACTCGTGGAAAGTTGAAGTACAAGTGAGTGATTACTACACTCAAAAGGAAGGATCATTGTGCTGTTATGTTGAAAAAAATCCTGGCAGCTCACATTAAACATATCTAAATTGAGAGTGATCGTgtcttttctgttttgtttattttaagataactacaaaaaatttcaatacAAATTGCATAACAAAGAAACTCAATTGCCAAGAAACGAGGATTGAGGAAAAAATTAGAAACAAGATTCTTGCCAACTAATCGTTTAGTTCCCTGATATTAACAGAAGATTTTGCAACAAGAAACATACCTACACTTTGTAATCTAGGCTTAGAGCAATAAAGCAGAAATAAATCATACCCATGAGGGAAATGGTAGCCTTTGGTTGGCTCTAAATCACCCAATCCCACATTTCTCATACATGTATCCAGCAAATGCCCAGCTGAGTGAAGCCTGCACATAAACAATTCCACAACATTCAAATTATAGAACACGAAACAGCAAGTAAGCAAACCATCTTCGGAATTTTTTGGCCGAAAATTGAACTTGGTTTTGGTTATACAATAAATGCTCAATCAAAGAACAAGTTGAGCAacttaattataaatataaacaatCAAATGATCCAATTTCTTCAAGTAGATGCGTACCTAGCATTAAGCCTGCGCCTAGACTCATCCACACACAACAGCACCTCTTTCCCTTTCTCGAATTTCGACTCCGATTCCTCACCGGAATTTTCAATGAAACCGTAGTGGTAAACCTAATAAAAAATCAAGTGAAACACCAATCATAgacattaattttttattttctaatcaaatatttgaaaattatagagagagagaccaTATCAACAATTTGATTACTTACTATGCCGTCTCTGGACCGCACATCTTCTACTACGAATTTGACGCCGGAATCGGAAACGGCGATGAAGCCGGTGTCGGCAGGTTGCCCGCCACCTTGGGGATAGAAGATCGTCCGGTCCAATACCAAGGCGGTTCGTCCATCTTCCCCCTTTCAAACAACAAAGCACACGGTAAAATCCAATTAGGGATTGCATTAATTTTCTGGCAgtattttctcgggaaacaaacagaatAGAAAGGAAAGGAACAAAGAGTGTGAAGTGAAAAGCAACTGACTTTAGATACGGATAGCAACGTGGCGGTGGATTGGAGCTTCCACATGTCGTCGAAGTAATCAAGCTTCGTGGAGCCCGAGCTGCTCGAATCCATGGCTGCCGGCGAATGCCGATTTGAACACTGAGCCGCCGCGGCGTTCGGAACTCGTAAGCAGTTAGGTGGCGCTGGCGGCTCTAGTAGTCCACGGCGTAAAATACCATGCCCTGTGtcgaattttgaaatttttaccttttttgaaACTTTGACCTTTTAGTTACGTTTACGTAACGCAATCTATTCCCATGAAGAAATTTCCGTGTTAATGAGACCTGTTATTTAATGCGCACGTGCTATAATAACAAAAGATGGTATGGTAAGACTGTCAATAAAACATTACTCACATCGCTACTTATTTTActcgttagatttgatttttaactattAGCATCGTTAAAAAAATTtacgtactatttttttttttcactttgttgagaaattttttttattctattgtCGATTTAGAGCAACACCCTTGAGATTGTGAGTGTATTGTCGTAGACGACGACCAGTCGGAAGGGAAGAATTTTTCTAATTTGTCGCACTTGTCCAACCTTGGCACCTTTTTTCCGGTAAAGATTTGTGACCGCCAGGTTTACAATTTTATGCCACATCACACGAGGGCCTGCAGTACCAAAAAGGATATGTTCTAGCTATTTGCTTGAAGCATTTTTTTATGGTTGATGGTTTGAGTTTTTCATGGCCGAAAATTTCTAATTGGAGTGTGTCTCGTTCGCAATTGATGCTAGCATATATCTATAATAAAAATGCAATATTTATGAAGTATGCTAGTTTTATCAAGACACATTCGTAATTTAACTCATTAATTAGTATTGGCTTGGAGTAATTcgaatttggaatttttttctTATGCCAAGTatcactttctttttttcttttattgatgTTAGGCGAAATGAGTGTAGAAAGGAGAGGCAATGACCATTATGACCTTGAGTAAGTAGTAGTATTGTgccttctttttttgttttctcataCATTGCATGCTCTTTGTACAAAGTTCTTAACGTGTAAAAGTCTACAATACCAATTAATGAATGTTGAAACCATGTCTTAAGTAGTAACAAAATTAGATAGAACATCTTTAGCAGTATTTTTGTCTTTCTTACATTTCATCTTTAGTCAGATCATATGGACGTTCACACTATTTCACAATGATAATCACATTATTTAATTGCTTCTTGTACCTGCAAAGCAAACTGATTTCGTTTTGTCCTTCCCAAGTTCTTGAGGCTTCGGCTTCTGCT
This Pyrus communis chromosome 6, drPyrComm1.1, whole genome shotgun sequence DNA region includes the following protein-coding sequences:
- the LOC137737648 gene encoding uncharacterized protein, whose product is MDSSSSGSTKLDYFDDMWKLQSTATLLSVSKGEDGRTALVLDRTIFYPQGGGQPADTGFIAVSDSGVKFVVEDVRSRDGIVYHYGFIENSGEESESKFEKGKEVLLCVDESRRRLNARLHSAGHLLDTCMRNVGLGDLEPTKGYHFPHGPYVEYKGTVPQKDTESKRKELEVEANALISRGGKVSAALLPYEEACKLCGDWLPDYIAKDSTPRIVKLGDSLGCPCGGTHVSDISEIKSITVTQLRTKKGSTKVFYNIG